From the Stigmatella erecta genome, one window contains:
- a CDS encoding HD domain-containing phosphohydrolase encodes MDRILVVDDDVRILAALSRIFVAEGYDVVTHSDPVQAAREEGFQVVLTDFMMPYLNGIELLSALREKNPRAVRLMLTAAADFRTASEAVNRGEVYRLLGKPWTLPDLTSSVRQAFEHYRLVETNARLTREVAEKNEELTVINQSLERHVVERTTGLLDGLISALDYRDTETQWHSRRVSLYARRLAQESGLTGVALDIVEQGALLHDIGKIGVRDSILLKPGPLTPEEWEEMRKHPEFGYRMLAKIPYLHDASLIVLQHQERWDGKGYPEKLSGKSIVMGARIFAIVDTLDAITSDRPYRKGRPLQVAKDEIQRCAGTQFDPVLAEAFLRVPDEEWLRIRSEVEAMEASELRRFGTPLHVPALATGT; translated from the coding sequence ATGGACCGCATCCTCGTGGTGGATGACGACGTGCGCATCCTCGCCGCGCTCTCCCGCATCTTCGTGGCAGAGGGGTACGACGTCGTCACCCACAGCGATCCCGTCCAAGCCGCCCGGGAGGAGGGGTTTCAGGTCGTCCTCACGGACTTCATGATGCCCTATCTCAATGGCATCGAGCTGCTGAGCGCGCTCCGGGAGAAGAACCCCCGCGCGGTGCGGCTGATGCTCACGGCCGCCGCCGATTTCCGCACCGCCTCGGAGGCCGTCAACCGGGGGGAAGTCTACCGGCTGCTGGGCAAGCCCTGGACGTTGCCGGACCTGACGAGCAGCGTGCGCCAGGCGTTCGAGCACTACCGGCTGGTGGAGACCAACGCCCGGCTCACGCGCGAGGTGGCCGAGAAGAACGAGGAGCTGACCGTCATCAACCAGAGCCTGGAGCGCCACGTGGTGGAGCGCACCACGGGGCTGCTCGATGGGCTCATCAGCGCCCTGGACTACCGGGACACCGAGACCCAGTGGCACTCGCGGCGCGTCTCGCTCTATGCGCGGCGGCTGGCGCAGGAGAGCGGCCTCACGGGCGTGGCGCTGGACATCGTCGAGCAGGGCGCGCTGCTGCATGACATCGGCAAGATTGGCGTGCGCGACTCCATCCTCCTCAAGCCGGGGCCGCTGACGCCCGAGGAATGGGAGGAGATGCGCAAGCACCCGGAGTTCGGATACCGGATGCTCGCGAAGATTCCCTACCTGCACGACGCCTCGCTCATCGTCCTGCAGCACCAGGAGCGCTGGGACGGCAAGGGCTATCCCGAGAAGCTCTCCGGCAAGTCCATCGTCATGGGCGCGCGCATCTTCGCCATCGTGGACACCCTGGATGCCATCACCTCGGACCGGCCCTACCGCAAGGGCCGGCCGCTGCAGGTGGCCAAGGATGAAATCCAGCGCTGCGCGGGCACGCAGTTCGATCCGGTGCTCGCCGAGGCGTTCCTCCGGGTTCCCGACGAGGAGTGGCTGCGCATCCGCTCCGAAGTGGAAGCCATGGAGGCCAGTGAGCTGCGGCGCTTTGGCACCCCGCTCCACGTGCCCGCGCTCGCCACCGGCACCTGA
- a CDS encoding dihydrodipicolinate reductase: MAKVPTGPVPVVIMGLGFIGQEIARAALASSEVELIGAVDTHPQLVGRPLSEVLGQPAGKLKISESLEKAVGRRKGTVLLHATGSRLPLIMPQLLEALKLGLPVVSTCEELAFPFLKHPELAEQLDQAAQEAGVAVLGTGVNPGFLMDRLVATVGQACGPVRRVTVTRVVDARTRREALQRKVGAGLSEEEFFELVDKEQLGHVGLLESAALCALGLGLDCDDYEEEVAPVFAEEDISGGAFAVRQGRVAGMYQSVVGFEEGQERVRLELTIAVGAEEPKDRIEIDADPRLVVEIPGGVAGDRATAHTLVNAAPRLTAAEAGLLTVLELPAGR; encoded by the coding sequence ATGGCGAAAGTGCCCACAGGGCCCGTCCCGGTGGTGATCATGGGGCTTGGCTTCATCGGGCAGGAGATCGCCCGGGCGGCGCTTGCTTCCTCGGAGGTCGAGCTCATTGGCGCGGTGGACACCCACCCCCAGCTCGTGGGCCGCCCCCTGTCGGAGGTGCTTGGCCAGCCGGCCGGCAAGCTGAAGATCTCCGAGTCGCTGGAGAAGGCCGTGGGGCGGCGCAAGGGCACCGTGCTCCTGCACGCCACGGGCTCCCGGCTGCCGCTGATCATGCCGCAGCTGCTGGAGGCGCTGAAGCTGGGCCTGCCGGTGGTGTCCACCTGCGAGGAGCTGGCGTTTCCGTTCCTCAAGCACCCGGAGCTGGCCGAGCAGCTCGATCAGGCGGCGCAGGAGGCGGGCGTGGCGGTGCTGGGCACGGGCGTGAACCCGGGCTTCCTGATGGACCGGCTGGTGGCCACGGTGGGGCAGGCGTGCGGCCCGGTCCGGCGCGTCACCGTGACGCGGGTGGTGGATGCGCGCACGCGGCGCGAGGCGCTGCAGCGCAAGGTGGGGGCGGGGCTGTCGGAGGAGGAGTTCTTCGAGCTGGTGGACAAGGAGCAGCTCGGCCACGTGGGCCTGCTCGAGTCGGCGGCGCTCTGCGCGCTGGGGCTGGGGCTGGACTGTGACGACTACGAGGAGGAGGTCGCCCCGGTGTTCGCCGAGGAGGACATCTCCGGCGGGGCGTTTGCCGTGCGCCAGGGGCGCGTGGCGGGCATGTACCAGTCCGTGGTGGGGTTCGAGGAAGGGCAGGAGCGGGTCAGGCTGGAGCTGACCATCGCCGTGGGGGCCGAGGAGCCCAAGGACCGCATCGAGATCGACGCGGATCCACGGCTGGTTGTGGAGATCCCGGGGGGAGTGGCGGGGGACCGGGCCACCGCGCATACGCTGGTGAACGCCGCGCCACGATTGACGGCCGCCGAGGCCGGGCTGCTGACCGTCCTCGAGCTTCCAGCCGGCCGCTGA
- a CDS encoding MaoC family dehydratase N-terminal domain-containing protein — MLDKNAIGRLSPPTLNEVEKGAIRRFAEALGDYNPIYYDEEYARASGYPTIVAPPTFPASFHSAADLRELLGVGIKSLLHAEQGFEYERPIFAGDRIYVATKVADVLERSGPAGKMDVAVIEDEGRDEEGNLVFRARRTLIVRAAKENA, encoded by the coding sequence ATGTTGGACAAGAATGCGATCGGCCGTCTGTCGCCGCCGACGCTCAATGAGGTCGAGAAGGGTGCCATCCGGCGGTTCGCCGAGGCGCTCGGCGATTACAACCCCATCTACTACGACGAGGAGTACGCCCGGGCTTCGGGGTATCCCACCATCGTGGCGCCACCCACGTTCCCCGCGTCGTTCCACTCCGCGGCGGACCTGCGCGAGCTGCTCGGGGTCGGCATCAAGAGCCTGCTGCATGCCGAGCAGGGCTTCGAGTACGAGCGGCCCATCTTCGCCGGGGACCGCATCTACGTGGCCACCAAGGTGGCCGACGTGCTCGAGCGCTCGGGGCCCGCGGGCAAGATGGACGTCGCGGTCATCGAGGACGAGGGCCGGGACGAGGAGGGAAACCTCGTCTTCCGCGCCCGCCGCACCCTCATCGTCCGCGCAGCCAAGGAGAACGCCTGA
- a CDS encoding MaoC family dehydratase has translation MPARKLYFEAIRVGDELPALAKAPVDRVQLSRYAGASGDYNPVHVDEVYAKSVGMPSVYAPGMLIMGMLGQLISDWARGGQLRRYGVRFIKMVWPGDTVVCKGRVSDRHGSGGRYFVEIDLWAENQRGELLMKGQAAIQLFYSLEDENRQRSGQSPIVVEVPRESILAPGATPDSAPAAPAEETGAKKAPGSKKSAKTATEPSSPDTEGTKKHKK, from the coding sequence ATGCCCGCGCGCAAGCTCTACTTCGAAGCCATCCGCGTCGGCGACGAGCTGCCAGCGCTCGCCAAGGCGCCGGTGGACCGTGTCCAGCTGTCCCGCTACGCGGGCGCCAGCGGCGACTACAACCCCGTGCACGTGGACGAGGTGTACGCCAAGAGCGTGGGCATGCCCTCCGTGTACGCGCCCGGCATGCTCATCATGGGCATGCTGGGCCAGCTCATCAGCGACTGGGCACGCGGCGGCCAGCTGCGCCGCTACGGCGTGCGCTTCATCAAGATGGTGTGGCCGGGCGACACCGTCGTCTGCAAGGGCCGGGTGAGCGACCGGCACGGCTCGGGCGGCCGCTACTTCGTCGAGATCGACCTGTGGGCGGAGAACCAACGCGGCGAGCTGCTCATGAAGGGGCAGGCGGCCATCCAGCTCTTCTACTCGCTGGAGGATGAGAACCGGCAGCGCTCCGGCCAGAGCCCCATCGTCGTGGAGGTGCCGCGCGAGAGCATTCTCGCCCCCGGCGCCACCCCGGACAGCGCCCCAGCGGCACCGGCCGAGGAGACAGGGGCCAAGAAGGCGCCCGGCTCCAAGAAGTCCGCGAAGACGGCCACCGAGCCCTCCAGCCCGGACACAGAGGGCACCAAGAAGCACAAGAAGTGA
- a CDS encoding acyl-CoA dehydrogenase → MSAGINHYKTDLREIFFTLFEQFGVGQLLGQAPFEAWGPDEAKAVLEATYRFAKEVLGPLNASADREGCRVENGSVLTPKGFKEAWKQLYEQGFKTVGVSTDHGGQGGPMMLQMAVEEMLCGANTAFNMYPGLAYGAAEVLAECGTPEQKHQYVEKMQNGTWGGTMCLTEPQAGSDVGAAKSTARRNPDGTYNIRGTKIFISAGDHDLTENIIHLVLARVEGASVGTKGLSLFIVPKLRLNADGSPGQPNDVTLGSIEHKMGINGSATCVLNFGENDACVGELVGSVEHVGMSQMFKLMNGARIAVGTQGVALASAAYYNALDYAKERKQGGNFTKWKDPSSPRVPIIEHPDVRRMLLEMKSHVEGIRALIFKLAMHTDKARQLAGKDDDKAAYHRGQVEVLTPLVKAYGSDQAFRLCAQAIQIYGGAGFCKDYPVEQYCRDSKIFSIYEGTNHIQAMDLVGRKLGQAGGSYFQQFMEDVGGFIEANRDHKTFGTEVKALAAAQEGLMSSAMALLGWSQDPAKTQLIPLSANRFLQMMSEVAVGWLLLDAAVLAEKSMAGLSESNPDRAFYEGKKWSALWYARNVLPTVEQSARLMALEDASPMDIPDAAFSAV, encoded by the coding sequence ATGTCCGCCGGAATCAACCACTACAAGACCGACCTTCGAGAGATCTTCTTCACCCTCTTCGAGCAATTTGGCGTTGGCCAGCTCTTGGGCCAGGCCCCCTTCGAGGCCTGGGGCCCGGATGAGGCGAAGGCGGTGCTCGAGGCCACCTACCGCTTCGCCAAGGAAGTGCTGGGGCCTCTGAACGCCTCGGCGGACCGGGAAGGCTGCCGGGTGGAGAACGGCTCGGTCCTCACGCCCAAGGGCTTCAAGGAGGCCTGGAAGCAGCTCTATGAGCAGGGCTTCAAGACGGTCGGTGTGAGCACGGACCACGGCGGCCAGGGCGGGCCGATGATGCTGCAGATGGCCGTGGAGGAGATGCTCTGCGGGGCCAACACTGCCTTCAACATGTACCCGGGGCTGGCCTACGGCGCGGCGGAGGTGCTGGCCGAGTGCGGCACCCCCGAGCAGAAGCACCAGTACGTGGAGAAGATGCAGAATGGCACCTGGGGCGGCACCATGTGCCTCACGGAGCCGCAGGCGGGCTCGGACGTGGGCGCGGCCAAGTCCACGGCCCGCCGCAACCCGGACGGCACCTACAACATCCGGGGAACCAAGATTTTCATCTCCGCGGGAGACCATGATCTCACCGAGAACATCATCCACCTGGTGCTGGCGCGCGTGGAGGGGGCCTCGGTGGGCACCAAGGGCCTGTCGCTGTTCATCGTCCCCAAGCTGCGCCTCAATGCGGATGGCTCCCCGGGCCAGCCCAACGACGTGACGCTGGGCTCCATCGAGCACAAGATGGGCATCAATGGCTCGGCCACATGTGTGCTCAACTTTGGCGAGAACGACGCGTGCGTGGGCGAGCTCGTGGGCAGTGTCGAGCACGTCGGCATGAGCCAGATGTTCAAGCTGATGAACGGGGCGCGCATCGCCGTGGGCACCCAGGGCGTGGCGCTGGCCTCGGCGGCCTATTACAACGCGCTCGACTACGCGAAGGAGCGCAAGCAGGGCGGCAACTTCACCAAGTGGAAGGACCCCTCCTCGCCCCGCGTGCCCATCATCGAGCACCCGGACGTGCGCCGCATGCTGCTGGAGATGAAGTCGCACGTGGAGGGCATCCGCGCGCTCATCTTCAAGCTGGCGATGCACACGGACAAGGCGCGGCAGCTCGCGGGCAAGGACGATGACAAGGCGGCCTACCACCGCGGCCAGGTGGAGGTGCTCACCCCGCTGGTGAAGGCGTATGGCTCGGACCAGGCCTTCCGCTTGTGCGCCCAGGCCATTCAGATCTACGGCGGCGCGGGCTTCTGCAAGGACTACCCGGTGGAGCAGTACTGCCGCGACTCGAAGATTTTCTCCATTTACGAGGGCACCAACCACATCCAGGCCATGGACCTGGTGGGCCGCAAGCTGGGCCAGGCCGGCGGCTCGTACTTCCAGCAGTTCATGGAGGACGTGGGCGGCTTCATCGAGGCCAACCGAGACCACAAGACGTTCGGCACCGAGGTGAAGGCGCTGGCGGCGGCCCAGGAAGGGCTGATGTCGAGCGCGATGGCGCTGCTGGGCTGGTCGCAGGACCCGGCCAAGACGCAGCTCATCCCCCTGTCGGCCAACCGCTTCCTGCAGATGATGTCCGAGGTGGCCGTGGGCTGGCTGCTGCTGGACGCGGCGGTGCTGGCGGAGAAGTCCATGGCGGGCCTCTCCGAGAGCAACCCGGACCGGGCCTTCTACGAGGGCAAGAAGTGGAGCGCCCTGTGGTACGCGCGCAACGTGCTGCCCACCGTGGAGCAGTCCGCGCGGCTGATGGCGCTCGAGGACGCCTCGCCGATGGACATCCCGGACGCCGCCTTCTCGGCGGTCTAA
- a CDS encoding 2OG-Fe dioxygenase family protein, with protein MNLSPPVTPPSQVIRVLRELGYAVLSREGLCERVGTPAAALDALRPTWDALPADTYLRDGGRYRSRRHACFIVEGEAVTAVPPRPHWQPVEYNALHGGLERWFEPMLPGVVTQEPWRQLLRGLAACCSELKGAQPWYVEAHQFRIDTADGIGRPTPEGAHRDGVDFVAVLLVGREGIKGGETRVFEAEGPRGIRFTLTEPWSALLLDDERVIHESTPIQPLAERGHRDTLVLTFRARAFQGPSAP; from the coding sequence ATGAACCTCTCACCGCCCGTCACGCCCCCTTCTCAGGTCATCCGGGTCCTGAGGGAACTTGGCTACGCCGTCCTCAGCCGCGAGGGGCTGTGTGAGCGGGTGGGAACCCCGGCCGCCGCGCTCGATGCGCTGCGGCCCACGTGGGACGCGCTGCCCGCCGACACCTACCTGCGCGATGGGGGCCGCTACCGCTCGCGCCGCCACGCGTGCTTCATCGTGGAGGGCGAGGCCGTCACCGCCGTGCCACCCCGGCCACACTGGCAGCCCGTCGAATACAACGCGCTGCACGGCGGGCTGGAGCGCTGGTTCGAGCCGATGCTCCCCGGTGTCGTCACCCAGGAGCCCTGGAGGCAGCTGCTGCGGGGGCTCGCCGCGTGCTGCTCGGAGCTGAAGGGGGCTCAGCCCTGGTATGTCGAAGCGCACCAGTTCCGCATCGACACGGCGGATGGCATCGGCCGGCCGACGCCGGAGGGCGCCCACCGGGATGGCGTGGACTTCGTCGCCGTGCTGCTGGTGGGGCGCGAGGGCATCAAGGGGGGCGAGACGCGCGTGTTCGAGGCCGAGGGCCCGCGCGGCATCCGCTTCACGCTGACCGAGCCCTGGTCCGCGCTGCTGCTGGATGACGAGCGGGTCATCCACGAGAGCACCCCCATCCAGCCGCTGGCGGAGCGGGGCCACCGGGACACGCTGGTGCTGACCTTCCGCGCCAGGGCGTTCCAGGGCCCCTCGGCCCCGTGA
- a CDS encoding 3-deoxy-7-phosphoheptulonate synthase, translating to MTARTENLNVVGFDHMPSPAEIKERVPLTERAAEAVLAGRRSLMDILNRKDPRVFVIVGPCSIHDPEAGLDYARRLKRLADEVRESIQVVMRVYFEKPRTSTGWKGFINDPRMDDSFHIEEGMERGRRFLRDVAELGLPAATEALDPIAPQYYGDLISWTAIGARTAESQTHREMASGLSTPVGFKNGTDGALDAAINGILSASHPHSFLGLNEKGEAAIIRTGGNAFSHLVLRGGGGRPNYDTVSIALAEQALTKAKLPCNVVVDCSHANSWKKPELQPLVMRDVVHQIRDGNRSVVGLMVESFLEAGNQPIPADLSKLRYGCSVTDACVDWATTEEALRSAHKVLREALPSRRTERR from the coding sequence ATGACCGCTCGCACAGAAAATTTGAATGTCGTTGGTTTCGACCACATGCCCTCGCCCGCTGAAATCAAGGAGCGGGTGCCGCTGACCGAGCGCGCCGCCGAGGCCGTGCTGGCCGGCCGCCGCTCGCTGATGGACATCCTGAACCGCAAGGATCCGCGGGTGTTCGTCATCGTGGGCCCCTGCTCCATTCATGATCCGGAGGCAGGCCTCGACTACGCGCGCCGGCTGAAGCGGCTCGCCGACGAGGTGCGGGAGTCCATCCAGGTGGTGATGCGCGTCTACTTCGAGAAGCCGCGCACCTCCACGGGCTGGAAGGGCTTCATCAATGATCCGCGGATGGACGACTCGTTCCACATCGAGGAGGGCATGGAGCGGGGCCGCCGCTTCCTGCGGGACGTGGCCGAGCTGGGCCTGCCCGCGGCGACCGAGGCGTTGGACCCCATCGCGCCGCAGTACTACGGCGATTTGATCTCCTGGACCGCGATTGGCGCGCGCACCGCGGAGTCGCAGACGCACCGCGAGATGGCCTCGGGGCTGTCGACGCCCGTGGGCTTCAAGAACGGGACGGACGGCGCGCTGGACGCGGCCATCAACGGCATCCTCTCCGCCTCGCACCCCCACAGCTTCCTGGGGCTGAACGAGAAGGGCGAGGCGGCCATCATCCGCACGGGCGGCAACGCGTTCAGCCACCTGGTGCTGCGCGGCGGCGGCGGGCGTCCCAACTACGACACGGTGTCCATCGCCCTGGCCGAGCAGGCCCTCACCAAGGCCAAGCTGCCCTGCAACGTCGTGGTGGACTGCTCCCACGCCAACTCCTGGAAGAAGCCGGAGCTGCAGCCGCTGGTGATGCGGGATGTGGTGCATCAGATCCGCGACGGCAACCGCTCCGTGGTGGGCCTGATGGTCGAGAGCTTCCTGGAGGCCGGCAACCAGCCCATCCCCGCGGACCTGTCGAAGCTGCGCTACGGCTGCTCGGTGACCGACGCGTGCGTGGACTGGGCCACCACCGAGGAGGCGCTGCGCAGCGCGCACAAGGTGTTGCGCGAGGCCCTGCCCTCACGGCGCACGGAGCGCCGGTAG
- a CDS encoding ExbD/TolR family protein, producing MAMGKIPGNDDEGSEGVFAEINITPLTDLFLVLLIIFMVTSTVIVQQGPGGGAKAGLKVNLPKGGAADVTARSTDLSVAVLANGQYVLGGNTVTEDELRAAFDKAKAGNPDTVVIVQADEGVSHGTVVQVMELAKRAGLAQLAIGVREGE from the coding sequence ATGGCGATGGGAAAAATACCGGGAAACGACGATGAGGGCAGCGAGGGGGTCTTCGCGGAGATCAACATCACCCCGCTCACGGACCTCTTCCTGGTGCTGCTCATCATCTTCATGGTGACCAGCACCGTCATCGTGCAGCAGGGGCCCGGGGGCGGCGCCAAGGCGGGCCTCAAGGTGAACCTGCCCAAGGGCGGCGCCGCGGACGTCACCGCGCGCTCCACGGACCTGTCGGTGGCCGTGCTCGCCAACGGGCAGTACGTGCTCGGCGGCAACACCGTCACCGAGGATGAGCTGCGCGCGGCCTTCGACAAGGCCAAGGCCGGCAACCCGGACACCGTCGTCATCGTCCAGGCGGACGAGGGCGTGTCCCACGGCACCGTCGTGCAGGTGATGGAGCTGGCCAAGCGGGCCGGCCTGGCGCAGCTCGCCATCGGGGTGCGCGAGGGCGAGTAA
- a CDS encoding MotA/TolQ/ExbB proton channel family protein: MSLTELLHYLRLGGVTMAILLLASVVALGVAIERIIALWGVSENSRVLGETVHKHLLRGDLAAARTAAERSKAAVADIFLAGFDRLERAKLTGGGVESAVERERAQVGLRLRRNLWLLATIGSLAPFVGLFGTVAGIMRSFKDLGLDVDAGGTGGTATVMTGISEALIATAVGILVAVMAMVFYNYFQARLARVLVELRLLGDEFVELLRERPTASAPLPEPPARGDAPPV, from the coding sequence ATGAGCCTGACCGAACTTCTCCACTACCTGCGCCTTGGCGGCGTCACCATGGCCATCCTCCTGCTCGCCTCCGTCGTGGCGCTGGGGGTCGCCATCGAGCGCATCATCGCCCTCTGGGGGGTGAGCGAGAACTCGCGCGTCCTCGGAGAAACCGTTCACAAGCACCTGCTCCGGGGCGACCTGGCGGCGGCCCGCACCGCCGCCGAGCGCTCGAAGGCCGCCGTGGCGGACATCTTCCTGGCCGGGTTCGACCGGCTGGAGCGCGCCAAGCTCACCGGGGGCGGCGTGGAGTCGGCCGTGGAGCGGGAGCGGGCCCAGGTGGGGCTGCGGCTGCGGCGCAACCTGTGGCTGCTGGCCACCATTGGCTCGCTGGCCCCCTTCGTGGGCCTGTTCGGCACCGTGGCCGGCATCATGCGCTCCTTCAAGGACCTGGGGCTGGACGTGGATGCCGGGGGCACCGGCGGCACCGCCACGGTGATGACAGGCATCTCCGAGGCGCTGATCGCCACCGCCGTGGGCATCCTCGTGGCCGTGATGGCGATGGTCTTCTACAACTACTTCCAGGCGCGCCTGGCCCGGGTGCTCGTGGAGCTGCGCCTGCTGGGCGACGAGTTCGTGGAGCTGCTCCGCGAGCGCCCCACCGCGAGCGCCCCCCTGCCCGAGCCCCCCGCCCGGGGCGATGCCCCCCCCGTCTGA
- a CDS encoding DUF4292 domain-containing protein, with protein MNRAAAAIFLVAVCSGCPKRIEFGPEGRIEDPEALFQVTSQAQANVVTLQGDAKIRVASPQGNGTLSLFVAISRPSLVHLESSDFFNRPVAALVSDGQRFGLYQTEGNVFYQGPASPENVSRFLPVVLPSEELVALMLGQVPFIPAERKTLALDADQRLYVLTLYRGEVTQTLYIHPKHRRVVRSEVRGGRGYDLFFEDFKQRGNQVFPTQVELKAEVAQTELRLSYSDVTLNAPPDLTLFELAPPEGARVVEVDARGREVAPAPPPPEGGPPGA; from the coding sequence ATGAACCGCGCAGCCGCAGCAATCTTCCTGGTGGCCGTTTGTTCGGGGTGCCCCAAGCGCATCGAGTTTGGTCCCGAGGGGCGCATCGAGGATCCCGAAGCCCTCTTCCAGGTGACGTCCCAGGCACAGGCCAACGTCGTGACGCTCCAGGGGGACGCGAAAATCCGGGTGGCGTCCCCCCAGGGCAACGGCACCTTGTCCCTGTTCGTGGCCATCTCCCGGCCGAGCCTGGTTCACCTGGAGAGTTCTGATTTCTTCAACCGGCCGGTGGCGGCGCTCGTGTCGGATGGCCAACGCTTCGGGCTCTACCAGACGGAGGGCAACGTGTTTTATCAGGGGCCCGCGAGCCCCGAGAACGTCTCCCGGTTTCTCCCGGTGGTGCTGCCGAGCGAGGAGCTGGTGGCCTTGATGCTTGGACAGGTGCCGTTCATCCCCGCCGAGCGCAAGACGCTGGCGCTGGATGCGGACCAGCGCCTCTATGTGCTCACGCTCTACCGGGGCGAGGTGACGCAGACGCTCTACATCCACCCGAAGCACCGCCGCGTGGTGCGCAGCGAGGTGCGGGGCGGGCGGGGGTACGACTTGTTCTTCGAGGACTTCAAGCAGAGGGGAAATCAGGTCTTCCCCACCCAGGTGGAGCTGAAGGCGGAGGTGGCCCAGACGGAGCTGCGGCTGAGCTACAGCGATGTGACGCTCAACGCGCCGCCGGATCTGACCCTCTTCGAACTGGCTCCGCCCGAGGGAGCGCGCGTGGTAGAGGTGGACGCGCGGGGCCGGGAGGTGGCTCCCGCGCCTCCCCCCCCGGAGGGGGGACCGCCCGGCGCGTGA
- a CDS encoding general secretion pathway protein GspE produces the protein MAQIKLGELLIKANVLQESQLKAALAEQAKWGGKLGEILVRMSLVSEDILVRALSKQLNIPAVNLDAVQMIPPHVRAKIPAQTARDFAVLPLQLRDDGKTLVVAVADPLNVRHLDELRAIARCRIVPNVAGRTSIARAFARLYEDGGELGDADTNFKVMDAQGRTLVKNMKDVDGSAAAAQAAPAARPAPPARPSTETPAVRPSSGSPAELLKTVEEVQRKEVAALKAMVELLIEKGIFTREEYIAKVKR, from the coding sequence ATGGCACAGATCAAGCTTGGCGAACTGCTGATCAAAGCGAACGTGCTCCAGGAGAGCCAGCTCAAGGCCGCGCTGGCGGAGCAGGCGAAGTGGGGCGGCAAGCTGGGAGAGATCCTGGTGCGCATGAGCCTGGTGTCCGAGGACATCCTGGTCCGGGCCCTGTCCAAGCAGCTGAACATCCCCGCGGTGAACCTGGACGCGGTGCAGATGATTCCTCCGCACGTGCGCGCCAAGATTCCGGCGCAGACGGCGCGCGACTTCGCGGTGTTGCCGTTGCAGCTCCGGGATGACGGCAAGACGCTGGTGGTGGCGGTGGCCGATCCGCTCAACGTGCGCCACCTGGACGAGCTGCGCGCCATCGCCCGGTGCCGCATCGTGCCCAACGTGGCGGGCCGCACGTCCATCGCGCGCGCCTTCGCCCGGCTGTACGAGGACGGCGGGGAGCTGGGGGACGCGGACACCAACTTCAAGGTCATGGACGCCCAGGGCCGCACCCTGGTCAAGAACATGAAGGACGTGGACGGCTCGGCCGCGGCGGCTCAGGCGGCGCCCGCGGCCCGGCCCGCGCCCCCGGCCCGGCCCTCGACGGAGACCCCGGCGGTCCGCCCCAGCTCGGGCAGCCCCGCCGAGCTGCTGAAGACGGTGGAAGAGGTCCAGCGCAAGGAGGTCGCCGCGCTCAAGGCCATGGTGGAGCTGCTCATCGAGAAGGGCATCTTCACGCGGGAGGAGTACATCGCCAAGGTCAAGCGGTAG
- a CDS encoding general secretion pathway protein GspE — protein MRKKIGELLVESGAVTEAQVRTAMAQKRNYGKGQRLGSVMVSMGLITPAQLARCLAAQFDMPFVELPEISPQVTALLSMDFQAEHRIVPFRLEGEGKSERLHVAVEDPRDVALVDELRFQVRKPLRVYVAASDDIDNALVQARGERLDIVQATFLEEDGEGPMRIERGADAVQGAWASEGRPPAARSAPPVLTPAPALPPPPPKETSADFIDDLLGTGPRAKDRPPPPPPEDPGLPRVPVVVFGGAAKNVKPPEPNRPPNFSEEDLQVLDNLERLSKGEEPVTVTQKVMPAQMVAALIRLLIQKGVIQEQEFLDELVRK, from the coding sequence ATGCGCAAGAAGATCGGCGAACTGCTCGTCGAGTCCGGGGCCGTGACGGAGGCGCAGGTGCGCACCGCCATGGCCCAGAAGCGGAACTACGGCAAGGGCCAGCGGCTGGGCTCGGTGATGGTGTCGATGGGCCTCATCACGCCCGCGCAGCTCGCGCGGTGCCTGGCGGCCCAGTTCGACATGCCCTTCGTGGAGCTGCCGGAGATTTCTCCGCAGGTGACGGCGCTGCTGTCGATGGACTTCCAGGCCGAGCACCGCATTGTCCCGTTCCGTCTGGAGGGGGAGGGCAAGTCCGAGCGGTTGCACGTGGCCGTGGAGGACCCCCGGGACGTGGCGCTGGTGGATGAGCTGCGCTTCCAGGTCCGCAAGCCGCTGCGCGTGTACGTGGCCGCCTCGGATGACATCGACAACGCGCTCGTCCAGGCCCGGGGGGAGCGGCTGGATATCGTCCAGGCCACCTTCCTGGAAGAGGATGGCGAGGGGCCGATGCGCATCGAGCGGGGCGCCGACGCGGTCCAGGGCGCGTGGGCCTCCGAGGGCCGTCCCCCCGCGGCCCGCTCCGCGCCGCCCGTCTTGACGCCCGCCCCCGCCCTGCCGCCGCCTCCGCCCAAGGAGACGAGCGCGGACTTCATCGATGACCTGCTCGGGACCGGGCCCCGCGCGAAGGACCGGCCGCCGCCCCCGCCTCCGGAGGATCCGGGCCTGCCCCGGGTGCCGGTGGTGGTGTTCGGAGGCGCCGCGAAGAACGTCAAACCCCCGGAGCCCAACCGCCCGCCGAACTTCTCCGAGGAGGACCTGCAGGTGCTCGACAACCTCGAGCGGCTGTCCAAGGGCGAGGAGCCGGTCACCGTCACCCAGAAGGTGATGCCCGCGCAGATGGTGGCGGCCCTCATCCGGCTGCTCATCCAGAAGGGTGTCATCCAGGAGCAGGAGTTCCTGGACGAGCTGGTGCGGAAGTAA